In Streptomyces sp. NBC_00483, a single window of DNA contains:
- a CDS encoding Zn-ribbon domain-containing OB-fold protein — protein MTSTAQPEVLRAPLVVEFPFTRSLGPVQSAFLSGLRDRTVLGVRTGDGKVLVPPVEYDPVTAEEIRDLVEVGATGTVTTWAWNPEPRRGQPLDTPFAWVLVTLDGADTALLHALDAPGPDAVHSGMRVRVRWAEEREGAITDIACFEPYEGDDAPSQPVPHSGEFEDAVTGIVAPARLDYTYSPGGAQTRYINALAERRTVGERCPSCRKVYIPPRGACPTCGVATEEAVEVGPAGTVTTYCIVNIKAKNLDIEVPYVYAHIALDGADLALHGRIGGIPYDQVRMGLRVEPVWTEGGRYPDHYRPTGEPDADYETYKEMI, from the coding sequence ATGACATCCACCGCCCAACCGGAGGTGCTGCGCGCGCCGTTGGTCGTGGAGTTCCCGTTCACCCGCTCCCTCGGCCCCGTCCAGTCCGCCTTCCTCAGCGGTCTGCGCGACCGCACCGTCCTCGGCGTGCGGACCGGCGACGGGAAGGTACTGGTGCCGCCGGTCGAGTACGACCCCGTGACCGCGGAGGAGATCCGCGACCTCGTCGAGGTCGGCGCCACCGGCACCGTCACCACCTGGGCCTGGAACCCCGAGCCGCGGCGCGGCCAGCCCCTCGACACCCCCTTCGCCTGGGTCCTCGTCACGCTGGACGGCGCCGACACCGCCCTGCTGCACGCCCTCGACGCCCCGGGTCCCGACGCCGTGCACTCCGGCATGCGTGTGCGCGTCCGCTGGGCCGAGGAACGCGAGGGCGCCATCACGGACATCGCGTGCTTCGAGCCGTACGAGGGTGACGACGCGCCCTCCCAACCGGTGCCGCACAGCGGCGAGTTCGAGGACGCCGTCACCGGCATCGTCGCCCCCGCCCGCCTCGACTACACCTACAGCCCGGGCGGCGCCCAGACCCGCTACATCAACGCCCTGGCCGAGCGCCGCACCGTCGGTGAACGCTGCCCCTCCTGCCGCAAGGTCTACATCCCGCCGCGCGGCGCCTGCCCCACCTGCGGCGTCGCCACCGAGGAAGCGGTCGAGGTCGGGCCCGCGGGCACCGTCACCACGTACTGCATCGTGAACATCAAGGCGAAGAACCTCGACATCGAAGTCCCGTACGTCTACGCCCACATCGCCCTCGACGGCGCCGACCTCGCCCTGCACGGCCGCATCGGGGGCATCCCGTACGACCAGGTGCGCATGGGCCTGCGCGTCGAGCCCGTGTGGACGGAGGGCGGGCGCTACCCGGACCACTACCGGCCCACCGGTGAACCCGACGCCGATTACGAGACGTACAAGGAGATGATCTGA
- a CDS encoding thiolase domain-containing protein, translating into MRPPIRDIAVVAFGQTDHTRTSDEQSEVEMLMPVLHQVLDATGLKTSDIGFTCSGSSDYLAGRAFSFTMALDGVGAWPPISESHVEMDGAWALYEAWTKLLTGEADTALVYAYGKSSPGSVRDVLTRQLDPYYVAPLWPDSVALAALQAQALIDGGHTDEPALAGVAARSRESATGNPHAQLRGSVPHGDYVVNPLRTGDCPPIGDGAAAVILAAGDRARELCERPAWIRGIDHRIEAHSLGVRDLTDSPSTRLAAENAGAFERPVDTAELHAPFTSQEVVLRRALSLGDDVDINPSGGPLAANPVMAAGLIRIGEAAARIHGGNSRRALAHATSGPCLQQNLVAVLEGEDQR; encoded by the coding sequence ATGCGGCCGCCGATCCGGGACATCGCCGTCGTCGCCTTCGGGCAGACCGACCACACACGTACCTCCGACGAACAGTCGGAAGTCGAGATGCTGATGCCCGTCCTGCACCAGGTCCTCGACGCCACGGGCCTGAAGACCAGCGACATCGGGTTCACCTGCTCGGGATCGAGCGACTACCTCGCCGGGCGCGCCTTCTCGTTCACCATGGCGCTCGACGGCGTCGGCGCCTGGCCGCCGATCTCCGAGTCCCACGTCGAGATGGACGGCGCGTGGGCCCTGTACGAGGCGTGGACCAAGCTGCTGACCGGCGAGGCCGACACCGCGCTCGTCTACGCGTACGGGAAGTCCTCACCGGGCTCCGTACGTGACGTCCTGACGCGTCAGCTCGACCCGTACTACGTCGCCCCGCTGTGGCCCGACTCCGTCGCGCTCGCCGCCCTTCAGGCGCAGGCGCTGATCGACGGAGGACACACCGACGAGCCCGCGCTCGCCGGGGTCGCCGCCCGCAGCCGGGAGTCCGCCACGGGCAATCCGCACGCCCAACTGCGAGGGAGCGTGCCGCACGGCGATTACGTCGTAAATCCGCTGCGGACCGGGGACTGCCCGCCGATCGGGGACGGCGCCGCGGCCGTGATCCTCGCCGCGGGCGACCGCGCCAGGGAACTGTGCGAGCGCCCCGCCTGGATCCGCGGCATCGACCACCGCATCGAGGCACACAGCCTCGGGGTGCGCGACCTCACCGACTCGCCCTCCACGCGGCTCGCCGCCGAGAACGCCGGGGCCTTCGAACGGCCCGTGGACACCGCCGAGTTGCACGCCCCGTTCACCTCACAGGAAGTCGTCCTGCGCCGCGCCCTGAGCCTCGGCGACGACGTCGACATCAACCCGTCCGGCGGCCCGCTCGCCGCCAACCCGGTGATGGCCGCCGGGCTCATCCGCATCGGCGAGGCCGCCGCCCGCATCCACGGCGGGAACTCCCGGCGCGCCCTCGCCCACGCCACCTCCGGGCCCTGCCTCCAGCAGAACCTGGTCGCCGTACTCGAAGGGGAGGACCAGCGATGA
- a CDS encoding thiolase domain-containing protein — MSKEPVAVVGIGQTKHVAARRDVSIAGLVREAAQRALEDAELTWSDIDAVVIGKAPDFFEGVMMPELYLADALGAVGKPMLRVHTAGSVGGSTALVAANLVAARVHGTVLTLAFEKQSESNAMWGLSLPIPFQQPLLAGAGGFFAPHVRAYMRRTGAPDTVGSVVAYKDRRNALKNPYAHLHEHDITLEKVQASPMLWDPIRYSETCPSSDGACAMVLTDRAGAARSSKPPAWMHGGAMRSEPTLHAGKDFVSPQAGKDCAADVYRQAGIVDPRREIDAVEMYVPFSWYEPMWLENLGFADEGEGWKLTEAGVTELDGDLPVNMSGGVLSTNPIGASGMIRFAEAALQVRGQAGEHQVDGARKVLGHAYGGGSQFFSMWLVGAEPPTR, encoded by the coding sequence GTGTCCAAGGAGCCGGTAGCGGTCGTCGGGATCGGGCAGACCAAGCACGTCGCCGCCCGCCGGGACGTGTCGATCGCCGGACTCGTCCGCGAAGCCGCCCAACGAGCCCTGGAAGACGCCGAGTTGACCTGGTCCGACATCGACGCCGTCGTCATCGGCAAGGCGCCCGACTTCTTCGAGGGCGTCATGATGCCGGAGCTGTACCTCGCGGACGCGCTCGGTGCCGTCGGCAAGCCGATGCTCCGCGTGCACACAGCGGGATCCGTGGGCGGGTCCACCGCGCTCGTCGCCGCGAACCTCGTCGCGGCCCGCGTCCACGGCACCGTACTCACCCTCGCCTTCGAAAAGCAGTCGGAATCCAACGCGATGTGGGGGCTCTCGCTGCCCATCCCGTTCCAGCAGCCGCTGCTCGCGGGAGCCGGCGGCTTCTTCGCTCCGCACGTGCGCGCCTACATGCGACGCACCGGGGCTCCCGACACCGTGGGCTCCGTCGTCGCCTACAAGGACCGCCGCAACGCGCTGAAGAACCCGTACGCCCACCTCCACGAGCACGACATCACCCTGGAGAAGGTCCAGGCCTCGCCGATGCTCTGGGACCCCATCCGCTACTCCGAGACCTGCCCCTCGTCCGACGGCGCCTGCGCGATGGTCCTCACCGACCGCGCGGGGGCGGCCCGCTCGTCGAAGCCGCCCGCCTGGATGCACGGCGGCGCCATGCGCAGCGAGCCGACCCTCCACGCGGGCAAGGACTTCGTCTCCCCGCAGGCCGGCAAGGACTGCGCCGCCGACGTGTACCGACAGGCCGGGATCGTCGACCCGCGCCGCGAGATCGACGCCGTCGAGATGTACGTGCCGTTCTCCTGGTACGAGCCGATGTGGCTGGAGAACCTCGGGTTCGCGGACGAGGGCGAGGGCTGGAAACTCACCGAAGCCGGTGTCACAGAGCTCGACGGGGACCTCCCCGTCAACATGTCGGGCGGCGTCCTGTCGACCAACCCCATCGGCGCCTCCGGGATGATCCGCTTCGCCGAAGCGGCGCTCCAGGTACGCGGACAGGCCGGAGAACACCAGGTCGACGGCGCGCGGAAGGTCCTCGGGCACGCCTACGGAGGCGGCTCCCAGTTCTTCTCCATGTGGCTCGTCGGCGCCGAACCACCCACCCGATGA
- a CDS encoding DUF397 domain-containing protein has translation MAESTIDQHPLMGWEKPDLDLSKADWRSSSGGQGDVQIAFVEGFIAMRNGGHPQSPSLIFTPAEWGAFVSGAREGEFDLT, from the coding sequence GTGGCCGAAAGCACCATCGACCAGCACCCGCTCATGGGGTGGGAGAAGCCGGACCTGGACCTCAGCAAAGCGGATTGGCGGTCCAGCAGTGGGGGGCAGGGCGATGTCCAGATCGCCTTTGTCGAGGGCTTCATCGCGATGCGCAACGGCGGACACCCACAGAGCCCGTCCCTGATCTTCACGCCGGCCGAGTGGGGGGCGTTCGTGAGTGGTGCCCGAGAGGGCGAGTTCGACCTCACGTAG